In Acidobacteriota bacterium, the sequence CGCTCCGTTGGGCGAGATCCCGCCAGGTGTGCTGGTTGCCGCCGGTCCAGTGGTACCAGGTGTCCCGGCCGAGCCAGGCGGCGTCGGACCAGCTCGCCTCTTCGGGACGCGCCCGATACCAGGGGGCGGAACGGATCTCCTCCAACCGCTTCGTCGTCCAGGCGGCGTAGTCGGCGCCCGCCGCCGCGAGATTCTCCACCGCCTCCGGCCCCGCCGCCTGGCGCAGCGCCTCGAGGTACGAGACGTCCGCTGACAGATCGCTCCGCGCCTCGACCGACGTTGCCACCACGTCGCAGCCATCCCGGCAACCGGCGAGAAAGCCGGCGGCGGCCAAAGCGACCGCGACGATGATCGAGATCCTGGGGCGCTGGGGCACGGCGGCAGGTCTCAGGTGGCGACCCGGTAGACGACCAAGGCGGCCAGCACCAGGAGCGAGCCCCAGAAGATAATCCGCCGGGTGCGCAGCTCCCGGATATCCATCGGGGTCTCGAAGACCAGGTCTTCGACCACCCCCGCGCCGGTCCGGGTGCGGGCGGTGCCGGCGACCCCGGCGATGCCTTGGGCCCTGGCCTCGTCGGGGCTCATGGCGTGGGTTTCGGTGGGCTTGGTGCCGCTCACGCCACACCCCCTTCACCGGATGGCCCCGAAGGATCGCTCCCGCCGGATCCGCCCGACATATCCACCGAGGGCCTTGAAGTGCCGGGGAATTGGGGCGGATCGAAGACCGTCATCACCTCCCGCACCATCTCCTCGTGGCTCTCGTATCGGCGCAGGTCGTAGCAGCCCAGGGGATTGGCGATGGCGTTGATCAGGCACCGGTTGCAGAAGGTGCAGGGGCGCTCCGGCAGATCCCGGCCCGACGCGAGGACTTTCGGCAGATCGTTGTTTGCGATCAGCGGCCGGGCTATGGCGACGCCGTCGAAGTAGCCCTCCTGGAGACCGCGGCGGATGAGCGCCCCGTCCTGGTAGCCGCCGGTGTTGAGCACCGGGATCGACACCGCCTCTTTGATCGGCTTGGTCAGTGTCATCGACACCCCTTCGACCGGGTACTTCTTCTTCGTCCGGTTCCAGAGCGCCAGGAAGATCGGCCGGAGAATCTTGAAGTGGAAGAAGCAGTAGTTCAGGAAGCCTCGCACGCCGGAAGACGACATGCCGCCGTACCACCAGTTGAGCTCGTCGGGCGGGAAGCCCCCCGGGGGCACCAGGGGGTGGGGGAAGAGACTGCCGGCCGACACGTGGAGCGCGTCAGCGCCGTCTTCCTCCACCCACTTGCACATCTGGAGGTACTCCTCGGGCCCGTTGCCCTTCCTCTCCCACGGGTAGAGGGCGTTGTTCTCGTCGATGGCGTTGATCTTGACCTGGAGATGGAAGTCGTCGCCCACCTCGCGCCGGATGGCGAGGATCACCTCGTGGAGGAAGCGGTAACGGTTCCTGAGCGATCCACCGTACTCGTCCTTGCGGTCGTTGATGGCCGACGACAGGAACTGGG encodes:
- a CDS encoding NADH:flavin oxidoreductase, with protein sequence MSQDPIFEPLEFRNLTVKNRLFRSSISGRWDNYNGSGTQARINWEEKFARGGIGAIISSFVPVHLRGRILPNYAMIDDDDKIPFWREVGRTVHQHDCKFIMQLSHSGRQRDVPGVENFMDPGLSSTDSMDTFHGLLCEAATKAEIETLAQYFAQGARRAREAGLDGVELHASHGYLFTQFLSSAINDRKDEYGGSLRNRYRFLHEVILAIRREVGDDFHLQVKINAIDENNALYPWERKGNGPEEYLQMCKWVEEDGADALHVSAGSLFPHPLVPPGGFPPDELNWWYGGMSSSGVRGFLNYCFFHFKILRPIFLALWNRTKKKYPVEGVSMTLTKPIKEAVSIPVLNTGGYQDGALIRRGLQEGYFDGVAIARPLIANNDLPKVLASGRDLPERPCTFCNRCLINAIANPLGCYDLRRYESHEEMVREVMTVFDPPQFPGTSRPSVDMSGGSGGSDPSGPSGEGGVA